cttttcaacagCCAGTTCTCATGGGAACTCAGAGGGAGAATAGcactaagccattcatgagggattctcccccatgacccaaacacctcccaccaggccctgcctccaacactggagatcaaatttcaacataagatttacaaaccatatccaaactgTAGCACCTACTCAGAAAGGACTTTCTACTTGCCCTACCTGAAAAAGGTCCCTCCCCCTACCCTTGTTAGTCACCTATCTGTTTCCTTCATGGCACTTACcacaatttgaaattattttatttgtgtgctTACTTGTGTTAGAGTGCcttccccactagactgtaagcgcCAAAAGGCAGGAACCATGTCTGGTTTATAAAATTGTATTCCTAAGTCTTAACATACACCTAGCTCAAATAGctgttcaataattatttgttgaatgaaagtttttcatttttccagtagaaataataaaaactatagaCCCTACCCTTCTCTGATGACCCTCAGGtgacaaaagagaggaaaaaccCCTAATCCTATTCTATTTACATGTCTAGTATTTGAAAATTCTGTTTATTGTCAAGGGTCAATACATGAACTGCCTACAGAGGATTCCAGTATCTGCTGAGGATTGGGGAGTGGACAGTATTTGTGGCAGCTCCGTCCAGCCTCACGGTTTTCCTCATTTCCACATCGTGAAAGCAATCCTTCCAGATGCCTGCAAGGCACCTACTACccttattcttttgtttttctctctgctaTCAAAATTTGCTGTTAGGAAAAGAATATGAAACTCATTCATACTATGATTCTTCACAGGAGTATTATTAGCATTTAAGCACTTACACGTTTTAGCCATTGGAATGAAACAGGAGTGGTAGAAACTCTGGTCTTATCTGGCACTGGAGGAAGGAAACTAAGGAAAGGGACCTGCAACTTGGAGTGTATTCACTGCATTATCAACCAGCTTATACTCTTTAGTGATACCtttagaggggagggagaaggaagagaaaatgaaagtagaGATACAGGAAATCTTACTCACTGTAAGTCCCTTGGCTTTTGCAGTCTGGGCTTAATATAAACTGTTAAATGTTAATAGCTATGTTTATAAACTATGAGATGGACTGCTTTttttctaggagaaaaaaaatgggtCCCAGATGCTTTCTCTATTTGAACTACTCGGGCATCTCTGGACCTTACCCTTGGACAGTTGCCACGTGAACTCCTTAGTCTCAACACCGGTGTCTTAAGATGTGTTCTATGATCTCTTTGCAAGACCTTTTTAAAAGAGCTTTCCTGCCCTGATAAACAAGACTTCTTGGTAGTTAAGACAACACTTCTGGTTGTCTTTCCcagcctttgtttctttctctcagaaATGGCACCCATTTGTTGGTGAAGGGCTGGGTGGTCCCTTGACACTTTGTTTGGAGCAAGAATTATTTCTCCTCTTCCAAAGAGATGAGATCACTATCACAGAAGCTGCCCCACTGTCAGGGAACCTTCCTGGACCGCAGTTTccatgtctgtaaaatggggctactAAGACCTGTTTCACAGAGTCATCTTTGGGGTCTCCACTTCTCTAAAGCCTTCCCACTCTTTAAGGTCCAAGTCAAGTCTCCCCTCCTCTATGTAGTTTGTCGGTTTTTCCCCCATACGTGTCACTTCCTAAAGCCTTGTGGTTCTTAGAatcaataataaatgaattcCTGTTTAATTCTGTTCTAattattatagaatataattATGTAGGTTAATTTAATCAGCTTAGGTAGATTGTGAATTCCATAGGGATAATCATCACTCCACATTCCAGGTTTTCAAATACTAtgtgttcaaaataataaaaataataaagataatcaTAACAACAATTACCATTTCATGACTGACTGTTATGTCCCAAGTATGTTGGGACATAACAACCCTCAAtaaacaaccctgtgaggtagacaTCTCTAGGcccaatttacagataaggaaaccaaggctcacagATTAATTAGCTTGCTGGAGTCCAGGTGTAAATCGGCAACCAGAATTTTAATGCTTgcatgtctgactccaaagctcctTGCATTACTGACTTACTGATGGGGGGGTCCACATtctccacacacacccccaaccAAGTCTGCTATCCTTCTCTTGTAGTCACAGCATGAAAGGGACACAGAAGAGAGATAGATGTAGAGATAGACTTTATTAAGACAAATTACacatattactttctttttccttcctgaaagCCTCACCATCAAGAATTTCTTTCATAGAATTTCTAATTCAAAAACACTCATCTCACAAACACATTTCAGAGACAGAATCTTAATGCCAATGCCAACCAATAGATAAAAGTtatctctccccatccctcccccgcCAGGGACCTGAGATGACCAGTCATTCCTCCCTCACTGGGATCCTAGTCACTTTCCTCCACTTATCTATTCTCATCCTGCTTTCCACCCACCAATGGCATCCAAATATCAGCAGAGGGGCCCAGAGATGGGCAGGTGGGGAGCACGCTGAGGCTCCTTCTGGGCCTTCAGCCTCCTTTGTCCTGACCTCTCATGCCTATCCGTTTAGGCTGATAACACCAAGACAGTAAGGCTCAGCCCCTCTGccaggcagcaggagaggagggcaAGAAGACATAGTTTCTCTGTGGTTCCTGTCCTGATTTCAGGACTCTCCTCCCCTTCACCCATCctaacaacacacacacacacacacacacacacatgcatttttttaaaagtaatcatCTCTCTGTAAGTCTCAGCGTTCAATTCTGAGCATCCTTTACCTTCATCCAAAATGGCAGCCACCCATTGTAGATCCAGTGAATAGGGGAACCAGGCCAGTccctggggaaggcagggctTTTCTGCAGCCCCTACTTGGCAGTCTTATTGGAGGCACCAGGGAGACATAGGAATCTCTGTGTTCTTTAAATAAGGACCCTGCCAAGACAGCTGGAGATTCCCCTACTATTTCATGCCCCTGCTGAAGCCTCCAGGGAAAGAGAGATCTGGGGGCCTCCATAGCTGTCAACACACCTCCTCTTGGCACTCTTAAGTTGGCAGTCAGCAAGGGAAATAAATAGGAGGGAAAAATAGTTTTCCagtgttttctctcctttttaattttcatcttcaCAGCAGAATTATTTTTCCCAAGGGGAATCTGAGAAGCACAATGCCCTCCCTGTCTTAATAAGACCAGGGGAAATTCTGCTGGCCTCAGTGGCTGGTGATCTGGTCAGGATCTGAGAGAGGACAACGGCTTCTTGGGCATTCCTGTAGATAAGGTCTTCAGAGGAGCACTGGATAAGCagccagaggaggaagggaagggatggTTTCTATCATCAGATTGAACTGTAAAGGAGCCATAGGATGACAGGTGGTGGCAGGAATTCCACTGAAGTCTGTGTGTACAGTGACTCCCTAGAGGAGCTGGCACCTCCATGGACTGGGTGTACACCCTGGCAGAAGGAAAGGCTACAGCATCACCAAGGTGGGACATTTGCCAGAGGTGCATACCAAGGCACTTGCAAAGTGGAGTCTGCTGGTCAAGATCCCTTTTTCAGACTGAGCAGAGGATGGGGCAGCCACAGGCAGCCCAAGGCCACCTCACCACCATTCCAAGGAATAGCCCATACAGACAACAAATTCAAGAGCACATCTAATGCAAGTTCCTTGATTCGTGCTCTCTATTGGCTAGGAATTTGGGGCTCTTCCTTAGGGGAGGAAGGGTGATCAGGTCAAGGAAGACACAGAAACTTGGAGAACACATCTGGTATGCTGCTGGTATGTAGAGTCATTCTATCCCTCTGGCTATCCCTTCCAGGCTCCCTGGTTTTGCCACGGTTTTTGCCATggttcccttctcttcctctacCCTGTACAATGAGTAATTTGAAAGGCTTCACTGCGTACACTGGGTAGAGGATGGGGATGGGACAGCAGCCTGAGTGGGTAGCCATGTCTCTGACTAACTCAAAGAGCCCTGGTTATACTTTCTGGAATTAATGAGCAATGCCACTGAGACCTGGGGACCAAAAGGAGCAGAGCAGTGATGACAATGAGAAAGCATGAGGTCAGAAGGGACACACTTTCCATCTCTGAGCTTCCTTTGTTCCCGCCTGGTCCTGGTCTTCCCATGCTGAAGGGTCACACTGATAGGTCATCTGACCTGGCCTTGCTGCTAGCCTTGCTAAGACGACGCTTGTCACTGTGGTAGCCTTGGGGGAGACAGTGACCTGGTGAGCCTCCACTGGGCACCTCGGGCTTCTGGCCATAGTGAATGTGTATAAAGCCCTCCCCAGGAATCTGCTCCTGGCCTCGCACTTGCTCAGTGGCCAGGTTGTCAGTGTTCTGCTGGGAGGCCATGTTGTTACTGAAGGGATTGAAGAATTTTCCCCCAGGGCCATTCCCCAGGCACCGGTTGAAGTCAGGGGGTGGTGTGCAGCTCTGGACCATGCCTGCAGAGGGGCCAGGAAGCTGGCACTCAGCTATGCCCTGTTGCGACTTGGCAAATCTCTGTCTGATCTTCTTCCACCCCAAGTGGTAGAGTTCAGCAAGGCTAAGGAAGAGGGACAGTCCAGCCACAGCCAGCATGAAGACAATGAAGACATTCTTCTCCGTGGGCCGGGATACATAACAGTTgactgggtgggggcagggactcCTACGGCACACATGCAGGGTGTTCAGGAAGATCCCATAGAGGAGATACTGGCCCACGATGAAGGCCACCTCCATGGTGGTGCGGATCAGGATGCTGCAGACATAGGTGTTGAGCAGATTGCCCTGGAGGACAATCTTTCCATTCACTTCCTCCCAGCAGGACAGCTCTGCCTTCCCTACTGGGTACTCGTAAGAGCCAGTGCCCTGGACCTCTTTGGCCTTCTCAGCCTCGCGTAGCTTCCGCTTCTCCTGCATGCGCACCGTGTGCATGGCGTGGCCCATGTACACCAGGGAGGGGGTGGAGACGAAGATGATCTGCAGCACCCAGTAGCGGATGTGGGAGATGGGGAAAGCTTGGTCATAGCAGACGTTCTCGCAGCCGGGCTGCATCGTATCACACTGGAAGTCAGCCTGCTCATCCCCCCAGGAAGACTCGGCAGCCGTGCCAAGCACAAGCATGCGGAATATGAAGAGGACAGTGAGCCAGACCTTGCCGATCACCGTGGAATGCTTGTGGACTTCCTCCAGGAACTCTCCCAGGAAGCTCCAGTCGCCCATCGTGGCTCAGCCAGGAGACAGATGCCAAAACTGCTGCAAACAGGAGagtaagagagaaaaggagaagaatgATTCTACAAAGGTCTGGACAGTCCCATCATGTCCTTGGAGTCCACTGATCCATACCAATGtgtttttgtaagaaattgcAACTTAGAAGTCAAATGCACCACTGTAAGAACTCTTCCTCTCCCCGACTCCCGGCAACAATAAAAAGAGATTCAAAGTGGTCATATTAGCAAGATTAGAGCATGGTGTCCCACACTTTAATGGACCTAGAAATCAACTGAGCTGTGTGTTACAATGTGGACTCTGTGCTCTTACCCCAGGGAGGTCTGTGGTGGCCCCCAGGAGTCTGGACTGGCAACAAGCAGCCCAAGTGGTTCTGATTGACGCACCTGGAGAAACACTTGGAgtagtggaaagaacacaggaCTGGATTCTGCAAATGTGACTCTGGGCATTTACCTTCCTGAGTCTgtttcatctgtcaaatggaaatGGGAATAGCTACATGGGAAGATTtcgaggattaaatgaaatgaggtGTATGATATGCTGAAAATCATACCACAAGCATTCATCTTTGGTATGAAACAGGAATTTTTTATGGCTCCAGAGGGCAGAACtaggtggaggaggaaggagtgaGGCTGGGAGTGGCAAATTTGGCCACTCAGAAATCACTCTATGATGAGCAGAGCCATCCAGCATGGACCAGCTGTGCTGGGAGGTAGCGAACAAAAAGTGTGCTTTAGTCACAACCAGCTAAAGGTATCACAGATGAATACTAAGCTTCCCGCAGCCATAAGTGGCAGGCAGCATGGATCATCCCCTCAGGGCAGCACAGCCATTCCAGCTGTGCAGCTCGGCTTGCCCTGCTGCCGACTGTTCTGTGTACAGAGGTACACAGACCTGTTCACTCTTATGTCCAAAATAAATGTCCCAAGGCTTTATGTCTCATGCAAAATCTTCCCTTATCTCGCCCCTGCCTGTTTCTTCCACCTCATGTCCTGCCTGTCCACCTATCCCATGAGTTCCCTTTATCTAGCCATGCCAAGTCTTCCCAAATGCCCTCCTTCCGGGCTCTACATGCCCCCTCACCCCTAGCTGAATCCCATGTGCCCTTCAAAACTTAACCTAGTCATTGCTCCCTCCAGCTCTCTCTGCTCCCTCAAGCTGAGCCTCTTCAGCTCCTGTGGTGGCCCTGGGACACTCATTCCTCTCCCATCACTTGCCATCCTATATTGCAATCCCCTGCCTGTCTGTGTTCTCCCAGTAGCGACTCTTCTGTAGAAAcagagactgtcttttcctctGTATCATCAGAGCCTGGCCCagagtaggtgcttagtaaatctCAGTTGAGTTAGGGAAGGAGAGGGTTGTAGGCATTCATGTTTCCTATCTGATGGCAAACCAACTCCCTGTTCCTTGCCTGCCTCCTATTGGCAGGGTGAAAAGCCAAGGATCACTTTTTCCGTCTCCACTGCAGTTAGTTCTGGTCAGTGAGGTGTAGGGAGAGTCTAAGGTGGAGGGAGTGCTCTGGAAAAGGTTTTTCCATCCCCCAGTACATGGAGGGAACCTCACTCACAGTCCTCCCTGCACCCACACTTCCTGCCTGTGGACAGGGTTGTGTGAGCCAGGAACTCTAAAGCTGCCCAGAGAATCTCAGAAATGCCAACCAGTGCCCTGAGGCCTCTGAATCAACCCTTGAGCCACTGACCTCTAGAATTCTTACTTGGTGAACAATAAATGTCCTTATGGTTTAAGCCTTTAACCAATCCTAATCAACAGGATAACAAAAAGATAGGAGGGACTGAACATAAATATTCCCTTCTTAGAATCATAAAACCTCAGATTTGGATGGAATCTTAGAGGTTGTCAAGTTCAAACTTTGACTTTCATTATCTTTACTGCCAACATGCTCCTGGTTCCTGTTGGAACATTCTTTATGCTTATGGAGAAAGACAAGGTAGATGCAGTACATTTCATAATCCAGGTTTCCTTGGATCCCAAGTTGATTGTTGCCTTGATAGAGACCAACCTCCTGGCTCTGtcttctcccagcccccaggTCCCCAACCTTGAGAGTATGCAGAGTCCCTGGGAATGAGGGAGTCCCTGAGTCAGCGGAAAGGGTCTTATCTCTGCCCCTCTCCATATCAAAGACCCATCCGGGTCTTGAGGCCTTTCCTGTGGTTTGTGATCAGACAACTGCCCCTTTTCCTAAGGTGGTGAAGGGTCCTTTCTTTCAGCCTCCAAATGTGGAAAATTGTAGAGCATTTGCTCAAAAGGAAAATGGCTGATTAGATAAGCCTTTGAATGGTCTGTCATCTCTTCTGGGCACGTGTACAGTGTTCAGCACTTTCGGGGTCAGCCACACACGAGCAGTGACCAGACTATGGTGAGTGTctgaaagaaagagggagggagagaaggggaggaatagaaagagagaagaggaacagAAAAGGGGAATGACAGGGAagttggaaagagagaaaaagagacaacatAATGGTTAGAAGACAGATACAGGAGTTTGGTAACAGAAGTTCAAATTTTTCTACTGAGCTTAGATAAACGATTCAGTCTGTGTTTCACTCTCCTCACCTGCCAAATGGAGATAGTATTATTTAGCTCATAGAGTGCTATGAGGTGATACATAAAAAACATTCAGCACGGTGCTCAGTATATAAGAACTGAATAAAAGGCAGCCGTTGCTAGCAAAGAGAGTGGTGGAGAAGAATGAGAgtagaagaaggagagagaaagagaaagtagaaagtagAGAGTAAAGTGCattatgaaggagaaaaagaaatggggggaaaacaaaagggaaagaaatgagaggaaaatggaaataaaaaggaagcaaaaagcaGCAAATGTCATATTCTTCCAGGATTTGGGACAGATTTTTCACACTCAATCCCTGAAGACTTTTCCCTTGATCTTCTCATTCTGTCACTCTGTCCTTGCCAGTCCCCCAGGAAGCCTAAAAATAGTTCCAGGCAAAGAATGTTATGCTTTGGTCTGCTCTGCCAAGAGGCTTGACTGCTGACGCCCTCACTATGGTCCAAGGAATCCCACCTAGAAGTAAAGCACAGGTGCAGGATGGGAACATCTTGGAAACCCAGAAAGACAGTGTTAGGAAGGATGTCTTATCAGGAAGGAACAAGATAAACTAGCTGAGGACAAATGGTGATGAGGCAGACGCCCTGGGCCCTGGCAGAGGAAACAGGGTGAAGGAGTTTGCATTTATGACTTCCTGCTGACATTCAGGCAAGGTCAGAGAAACTTAAAGTTGCTACCATGTCCCAGATGCTCAGTTCACAGTGTGAAAGGTCCCTGGCTGAAGTTAGTTTTCCAGCTACATTGGCTCCCTttggccccctcccccaccccccaatctcAGCCACAGAAATTTGTAGATTAGATACTCAGTGAGTTTACTGGGTGGATAGCATATAAAATGCTTTGTAGATTATTATCCATTGCTTGGCAGGAAGTGTGTTAGGAGGGGCAAGGGAAGCCGCCCATGCCATGAATAAATTCTATCAAATACAATGGTAATTTGCTTCATTGCTTTAGCAGTTATCTTCACTGGCTTCCTACTGTTTATAAAGTCCAAACTCTTTAACTTGCCATTTGAGAGCCTCCACAGCACAGCCTCATCCTATCTTTTTTCCGCTGTTGCTCTCACATACTCAATACTTAACCTCCACAATTCCCCATACACGAATACACATCCCACAGTTTGTCACCCTTTTTTCTTGTCTCTTcatgttccctctgcctagaatgtcctTCTTccctatcattcattcatttaccacGTCTATTGAGTGGTCACAAAGTGCAAGGCTTCAGGCTAGGCACAGAGCATatagcaggaaggaagggaaacaaaCAGGATTCCCTGCTTTACTGAGTTTAACtgcctttatttcctttaattaagGGGTGATGTTAAACAGACAATTTCAATAAAACATGTTGTGTGTTAATATTAAGGAAGTACAAGGTGCTATAGGAATATGGGGCAGGAACCTGAATCTGGTTTACTGGGTTCAGGAAGGGTCCTGGGTAACTGTGTCTACAGCCCTCTGCAAGGGATACAAGCTCTGAGATTGCCAAGGCAAAAAGAGAAGGTCTCTAGAACCTGGATGAGAACACCCCAACTCTGAAGGTTCTTCACTCAAAACCTTCAGCATCCTCATTTAATATGTCATATCCTAGAATAAAGCAGATTTGGGAGGGGTCACTAGGGAACTTGTTTGGTAATAGTAACATGGTgcttggggaagggagagggccaGAGGCAGGATTGTATGTATAGTGAGCATGAATCATTTTATGCCTTTACTTCATATTATATGGCTAGAAATAAAACTCAGGTATCTACATTCTTAATCCAGTGCACTTCCTTATGGTGACATTGTGGTCCCCCTTTCCTTTTCAAAGGAAACCATTTCAGAGCAACCTAGATTAATCATAAACTCATAGCCAGGACCTATTCTCCTGACCCCACAGATTCAGGATGAGATGGAGAAGTCTTCTAAAATTGACCTTAGCCCTCTTTGATGTCTCCTGGACTTTAAAGGACTCTAAATTACCATCCAGCCTGTAGGACACATTCTCACACGTGGTTATATGCTGCCTTAGACTTGTTTTCCAAACGTTTCTTGTCTATCAGGTCTACAGGTACTCTTTTGagtccctactatgtgcctgCCTCTGTTCTGAGTACTGAGAACAATACCTAAGAGGTACTGGGCTGACATATATTAGGCACTCAACGATGTCTATTAAATTAGTAAAATCAGGCATTATTCCCTCCCTCAAGTATTTAACAGATTTTCCCCTCAAATGGGTAATATACTTCACAAAGTCAAAAGccttgttttctactttttattcttattgtatTAGGTTCTCTCAGTATGAACATAATGAATGTTTTCTTAATGattgaagaaaatgtttgttCTAGCAGTCAGATTGCAAAGTGGCCCTAAAGAGGCTCAAATCTTCCTTCTTaagttcagccataaaaataaaaccttacaataaataaataaaaataaatttttacactGTTCATAATGTGCCTATATGTTCTCTTGTTGGCTCCAAGAAGGCAGGACTGTATTTGTTCTGTTCAAGACTGAATACCTTCAGAATATTATAgacctttaatttttattgttgaatggatgaatccTCATAACCAATTTGTGGGGTGATTGTTGATTGTTCTTGCctctgttttacagaggaggaaacataTGAAGAAGATGACTTGCTCAAAGAAACAAGATTAATGGGGGCAAAAGCAGGGCTTCATTTCAGAGTTTCTGATCAAGTCTGATACATGCCAGAAAGTTTCTCTCCATCTCCCCTTCCAGGGTGGAACTCATCAATTGTTAGGTCTCCACACTTGGGACTTCAAAAGCTCCTGCTAACTCTGAGGCATTGAATGATTAAAGACGTGACTCTGCTGTTCAGTGATAAGGCCCAGGGGTGATCTTTTATGCAATCATGCAAATATTTACTATGATCCCTTGCTGTGACCTGCACTGTGTGGGGTGCTGAGAAGAAGTATAGGGAAATCTATAATTCAGTTCAGTTTCATAAACATTCACTAAAGTGTCTTCCTATGCCCGCACCACGCTGAAAGCTAGGGGTCCAAAAATCAGTAAGACTCCATATTGAAGAAACTCACTGCCTAGTGGGGCATACAGACATAGCCAATGTGGCACTAGCATATGCACATGCATAAGAGAACACTGAGCCCAGCTAGGAGTGGGGGCAGGTGTTTGGGTGGAGAGGACATCCCAGAGGAGACAACCCTTGTGTAGGAGTTAGGTGTACATGATGCTTATAGGGGTATGGCATGGGTGAAGGAGATGCAGAAAATACGAGGGAATTTCAGGCAAAAGCACAACTGCATGAACAAATTCACTGAGATGAGAACCAGCATGGTTTCAGTGTACAATGAGCAGAACAGGGAGCAAGAGTCTGCAGAGTAGACAGGAGCAGATTGTGGCGGGCTCTGGAGGCCATGTCTAGGAGTTTGGACTAGTTCTCAACCCACATGATAGACTATGCTCAGACCCTAATCTGACAGCCCCCAAATGGGGCTGGGGATATAAAAGACTGCACAATCAATGATGCCCATGCTTGTGGCAGTCCTTTATAATGGCCCTAGCACAAACTAGGCGCAGGTGACAGGTGCCTCCCAGCACACTTACTGTAACCGCACCCTCGTCTCTCCTGCTTAAGAGGGTATATTGTGAGTGAGCGGGAAGCTACCATACGGATGCCTTGAAAATTCGCTACCTTCTGTTGATTCTAGTTCTGTCCTCTGGAACCACACATAGTATCCCTTCTAAtatagtattttacatttttgtgaccCTCTGAGTCAGCAGCTGGGCCTTGGGCTGAACTGTAAAACCTTCAGGGTCTCATGTACATACCAAGAATTCTTTGCTCTAGTAGCCGTGTATTCTCTTTCCAGCTCAACCCTGAGCTCCTTGAAGATAAGCTGCATGTCTGTTCATCATTGTATTTATTCCCCCCTGAAActctcccaccccaaaccccatcAGTGCTTAATACTGTGCCTTGTGCCTAGTAGTGTGTACTTTATAAAAACAACAATGGACAAATGATAGCATTTGGGCCTCTTAAAACACCTAATGCCAAATTGATCAGGGCCAGTCTTTCCCAGCTGCTGAAGAAAAGGACGAGAGTGCACTCAGGTGGTAAGCAGCACTTGGGGGCCATGCTGCATGTCAGTTAGAGGGGCCTCCCTGGGAAGCTGGTGTGGGGGCACCTGCCCGATGACTATGGTGACCAGAACACCACGGAGATGGAAGTCACTGAGCCTTCCTTTTGCCCACAAGAGAGCCCTTTGCTAAGCTGAGCAGGACTGGATGTGTCTAGAGCAGAGACTACATCACCAAGGAGTATTCCttcactgcctcctcccctcaAATTACAGGGGAATTATCCAAGTTTGTTAAAATTAGATTATAAGAACACTTCACAGAGTCTGAGTCTAATTCTGGAC
Above is a window of Lemur catta isolate mLemCat1 chromosome 3, mLemCat1.pri, whole genome shotgun sequence DNA encoding:
- the GJA5 gene encoding gap junction alpha-5 protein, translating into MGDWSFLGEFLEEVHKHSTVIGKVWLTVLFIFRMLVLGTAAESSWGDEQADFQCDTMQPGCENVCYDQAFPISHIRYWVLQIIFVSTPSLVYMGHAMHTVRMQEKRKLREAEKAKEVQGTGSYEYPVGKAELSCWEEVNGKIVLQGNLLNTYVCSILIRTTMEVAFIVGQYLLYGIFLNTLHVCRRSPCPHPVNCYVSRPTEKNVFIVFMLAVAGLSLFLSLAELYHLGWKKIRQRFAKSQQGIAECQLPGPSAGMVQSCTPPPDFNRCLGNGPGGKFFNPFSNNMASQQNTDNLATEQVRGQEQIPGEGFIHIHYGQKPEVPSGGSPGHCLPQGYHSDKRRLSKASSKARSDDLSV